The nucleotide window CAGATTCGCAAGAGCGTTCACAGCAATTTCGTGCTTGTCTTTGTCGCCGAGCGAGACAACTATTATTTCAGAATCCAGACTCTCAGATATAGCCTTTTCAATGCCGATTCTTCCGTCTCTGACATGAATCAGCCGTCCCAAATCACATCCCGCCTCCATGATCATGCCGACTATTTCGTAGCGAGCCTTGTTTCTTGTCATACCCGGCTTAATTTTCTCGACGATCTCCACGACATCTGCTCCAGTGGTTATAATTGCTACTCGTGGTTTGCGCCTGACGCATATGCCCGGTTTGCCGAGATGCGCCAAAAGCGACATCTCACCAGGACCGATGACAGTGCCTTTGGTGATCATGACAGTGTCTTGTTGATCATGTGCTTGTGTTGATTGAACGTTGCAGGCTGGTTTGACCTCAGCAAGGATCAGTACTTCGGGCCCGCCATCCGGTCTGTATGTCTTTTCTGACGGCACCACCGTGTCCGCGCCTGTGGGCAGGCAGTCACCGGTATGCACAACTATAGCTGTGCCCGGTTCCAATACTTTTTCTGGAGAAATCGATTCTGCGAGGATACCAAGGCTGCACGGGTGTTTATCACTTGCACCGATGGTGTCCGATGAATGTGCTGCATATCCATCGGTCAAGGCAATATCACAGACACTCCGAATCGCACCACGCATTATCGGTTCAGCGAGCGTTCTGCCGAACGTATTAATGATGCCGGTCTGTTCAGTTCCTGTTTCGTTAATAGATTCGAGCACACAAATGCGAGCACGTTCAAGCTCGAGCACGTTGCCGTGCGTTATTTTTGACTCAATCACTCTATAGCCTCCGCGACGGCTTTGCGTCTCGGACTAATCTTGCCCGATGCTTTCCTCAACCTCGACCACGGCATCTTCGTCCAGATCTAAAACCAGTTCCTCGATTGCTTCTTTTACGTCACCTTCGGTGACACGCTCTCCCGACTCGGGAGACCAGCCAATGGTAATAATAAATTTCTGTCCAATTATCTCTTCCACAAGTGATCCTCCTTATCCACTTGTTTTGGATTAGCGGTACAAACTGTGCCGCATATTGATAATTCCCCAATGTATATGCGATTAACCTTCACGATTTTTAACACTGAAGAAATCTGTTAATTAACTCGCCTCTCTGACTCGATCTTCAGCACCCTTGAGAATTGCTTTCGATCGGCATCCGTAATTGGACGGACTTTTGCGCTTTTGATTGTGTCGCCCTTTTTAATGGAAGTAACAACGTCCATTCCACGAATCAATCTGCCGAACACAGTGTACTCATAATCCAACTGTGGCAGGGGCTCGATTAGTATATAGAACACGCTGATGGCGCTGTTGACAGCCTCTTTTCGAGCCATACCAATTGCTCCTTTGGTATTGATAAGCCCATCGGCAAACTCTCTTGGTATAGTCTTCAGCGGCTTTTTCGTTTTAGCCAGTCCGGTTTGGATCAGTATTCCCGGCTCGACACGCTCGAATTTGACACCGTTATAGGAGCCTTTCTCCGCAAGATCGGCAACTCTCTTTGACGACTTCGGGCAGTCCTTGTCGAACAGAACGAAATCGATCTCGCCTTTGGTAGTATGGAGTTCGACGACGCGACCAGCGGCCATAGTAGCCTTATTCTGGGGAGTCTTCGGCGGTGGTTTTACTGCCTCTTCCCGCGTTGGTTCGATTTGATTGCTGGAGAGCCAGTTGTAAGAGATAATCATAGCTGCAAGCAGTGCTATGACAACAATCCATTTTTTCATTGCAATAGAAAACCTCGTATTTTGTATTAAATTATACCATGCAGATATTTGCGCTCGGTAGATTATACGCAGCGCAGCCCGAAAGTGTGCCCTTATTTGGCGGCTTTGCAATTAAATGGGCAATGATGAACTCGTGTTTCAGTCTAAAGTACCTGTAAGTGGTTTGATTTATGAACCTCATACGAGGAGGACAAGGATATGAAAAGCATACAAGTGATAATAATCTGCATGGTGCTGTGCGCTGCAATGGCTTCACAGGTATTCTGCGAATCCAGCGTTCAGAGGGTAAGCGGCAAGTCCCAGATTGACTGGACCGATCTGATCTACACTGCCACTGGTGAGGGCGTCATTCCATCGATCAAGGAAGAGCCTAACAGGGCTAAAGCATACCTCAAGGCGAAGGGTTATGCCAGGATGCAGGCGATAGCAAACCTGCTGGCCGCTATTGAGGGTACAACCATAAGTTTTGAGGCCATCGGCAAAGACTACATGGAAGATGCGGTCATTCGGCAGAGGATCGAGGGGTATGTCAGGAATGTTGAGGTGGTAGATGAGCGCAAGGAGAAGATTGAAGGCGATACGATGGTAATAGTGACCGTTCGCGCTCCAATGTATGGGCAGAGCGCTCCGGGCTCCGTGCTTT belongs to Armatimonadota bacterium and includes:
- a CDS encoding molybdopterin molybdotransferase MoeA yields the protein MIESKITHGNVLELERARICVLESINETGTEQTGIINTFGRTLAEPIMRGAIRSVCDIALTDGYAAHSSDTIGASDKHPCSLGILAESISPEKVLEPGTAIVVHTGDCLPTGADTVVPSEKTYRPDGGPEVLILAEVKPACNVQSTQAHDQQDTVMITKGTVIGPGEMSLLAHLGKPGICVRRKPRVAIITTGADVVEIVEKIKPGMTRNKARYEIVGMIMEAGCDLGRLIHVRDGRIGIEKAISESLDSEIIVVSLGDKDKHEIAVNALANLGDVRFAGIHISPGLATAFGMVEGRPVFITSGSYALESFEALVRPALQKSLGRAEIDRRIVSATLGEPLRLVPGSTHYIRSNTIYKNGCYETHPITSGRVQQNNCINSIAIATPEISSLKRGDKVNIIML
- a CDS encoding peptidylprolyl isomerase, whose amino-acid sequence is MKKWIVVIALLAAMIISYNWLSSNQIEPTREEAVKPPPKTPQNKATMAAGRVVELHTTKGEIDFVLFDKDCPKSSKRVADLAEKGSYNGVKFERVEPGILIQTGLAKTKKPLKTIPREFADGLINTKGAIGMARKEAVNSAISVFYILIEPLPQLDYEYTVFGRLIRGMDVVTSIKKGDTIKSAKVRPITDADRKQFSRVLKIESERRVN